ATGATTAGCAACACATTTTCATTGTGAAAGTatgtttgaaaaaataatttgtggTGTTATATCGATATTGAGAATTATTTTGTTTCTTCGATTTATTCTGCAAatagtacaaaataatattcaaatattgCACACATGCATAAACAACAACATTACGTATCAGTTATTCGTATGTATACACCAGCAGGTTTTAATCAAAAGATAAGTGGACATAGTATACCTCATCATTCCAGCACTTATTGAGTTGGGACATTAGGTAGATCCAATCCTTTGTATTGAAATATGCAATGACAAAATTTAATCGTTCGAATCCAAGACTCGAGCATTTATCTGTATAGTGCTCATCTTTTGTATTCCTATAATCATATAAACATTagctataattaattaatatacaaCAGGAACATTAAAAATAGCTGACTGACTTACTTTGGCGAATGTTGTTTGTGAAGGCCCTCTCATATCTATTCCGAGAAAGATGTCATTAGTTAAGTTGGATCCTTGTCAAAAATGGAATAATCTTCAAATGGATACTTTTTTCACACATTAAAAGTGACTTTCTCTTTGGCTATTGAgattgaaccaaaatctgtcaaAGGTATAGAAAATAGTGAAGCAGCAGGAGTTGATAAtggtctttttttattttttgatagtgatctgcaaattaattttttcaaactCCTAAACTTCTTCTGCAAAGGATGTTCATTCTTCTTTGGCGAAATGACACCCTTATTATGTGTCAATTCCTTAATAGTATTTGTCAATTCAGTAACACTTTAATAAAATCCTCATGTTTATGCTGATATTTTTTGCATTGACAAGCAGAACATTTGTTAGAAGAGGGAGCAACAAAAGATTGAGTAGATGATATTTCTCTTGACATTTTATCTACAAGATAAAAAAAGTTACAACTGAttcaaaaaagttttaaaaaactTTCTGAAAATGAGTTAGCTGTTGCAACATATGATCCATCTGATGCCACAGATGATCCTTATGTTGCAACATATGACCCTCATACGGGTCACCAGTTACAACAGATGACCCTTCAGTTGCTATAACACATGGATTACCTATTGCAACATATGAGCATTTTGTTGCTTTAACACATGGGTTACCTGCTGCAAGATATGACCATCTTGTGGGAATTTCTACCAACATATGAGTCATCTATTGCAACATATGACTTTTCGTCCCCAAAAATTAGGGTTTTTTGAATTTCTAgattttctttcataaaaaataaaacacaaaCCCATTAACCCTATTATTCAATTTTCTTAACTATAAAACGAGTTCAACAATGTTCGTATTCACAAAATCATAAAAGTTCCAAAAAAATGACTTACGGTCGGCGACGACGAAGCGAGGTTGTTGGTTGAACAAGAGGTGTCTTTTGAGTATTGGACAGAGTGACGGCAACGACGAAGCAAGGTTGTTGGTTATAGAGGAGGAGTTTGCAACATTGAAAGTTtgaatgatttttatttttaaaataggtatattttattaaatgtgGTAGTTGAAGAATGGGGtgtctttgaattttaaaaagattaagaagtTTTGATAATATTTGGTCCCAACTTAACTTAATTAAGTTTTAAAATTGACTTTGATCGTTTCCTTAGTTGAGATATCTAAGTAAAAGTTAATGTCAACTTTGCGGCTACGGATAGATTTAGACCTGGCAGTTTCAAGTTTAAGCCGATCCTCGAGGTCCAGTAAAAGGTCGCTCTGGGGGGTGGGTCTTCCCTTTCTCAATTATGACGTACTCAGTTAGGTTGCCATCTAGGCCAGTCAAGTGGCTGAGCGCCCTCTTCGACCAGTCAAGTGGCTGAACCTCTTGTTGTAGGTCTTCAAACTACATTTAAGAAACTAAAACGCCGCTTTGAGACTCTTTTTAGAAGTTTGATAAGagttaggaaaaattacttgattgagtgctttttaaaaattaattactgattttagcgatattttttatttattaccatttatagcaatatatagcaatactatgataaatctacacttgtattaaaagtgaattatgcatacaatataaatgtattataagtgttttaaaatatatattatgtctgtgcagtaagaaactaacataatgtattataagtctattaaagtatgtgataaatatattatcaatctataaaacttgtattatatatgttttataaatagttctgtgcaatatatattaaaactgtattataagtgtttaataattttttttattgctataaatagtaaatatttttttaatattatatatttatgtaagtttcccaggAGTTACTCCCAGGCCAATAGGGACAGCACATCCCCCTTGAACGCTtgtatatatgaataatttttttgtaattaggctttttcttttctataagAAATCTATGATTAGACCTTATAAAATGTATACTAAACTCCATACCAGAATTGTTATTTTAAAACACCCGAACATCACCCCTTGCTATCTCTCTTCTCCGACCACTCTTTCTCCCTCTCAAATCATTACTGTTCGGCTGTTCCATTGGAAAAACTTCACCAGGTAcactttcttcttctctttcccccccccccccgtcgAGCATGAACAGCCCAAGCCCCAAAACACATtcccttctcttctctttgtTTGGTGTTGATTGTGTGCTTAAGTTGTGAATGAGATAACTGAAGTTCCGATCAAATAAGGTTTGTGGTGtgtattttgaatttcaaagtgAGTAACTTGCTACAATTAACGGATTTTGAGGGGCTAATCTATAGCTTTAGTGTGATAAAACTTGCAAAGAACAACTATGCACTCCATGTGTTTGATTAATTTCCCCAGCAGATTTTTCTCAAGGGCTTTGTGAAGTCTGAGTAGCAACTTATCTTATGACAATGTATAGCAGTCCCTTAAGAGTGGGGTGGTtccaatttaaattgcattCAACTATGCgaaattgaacaaaaattgCCTGAGTTAATGGTCAGAACTAATGCAGTcacatttttttcaaataatacttttttatctaataaatggtTTAATGAAAGATATTCTTAATCTGGTTCTTTTCCTTAACAATTCTGCACATCTTTAGACAATTGTATGTAATTTTGATCCTcctcaatttttttcttaagatTTCTGCAGTAAATATATTTAAGAACTTATGTTTTCAAAACTTTAGGAATTTAACATAGAAAAAGCAACAAATCATATCAACCATTTTGAGAtaagataataattatattttctaaagCTTTCATTTGTTTTGGGAGCATGTAGATAATCATACTCGTcgtttttcatttatttatgaACAATGGAAAAGATGACCAAAATCCAATgtgaaatttaatattattattgctaAAACATAAAATAGGGGATATTTATccctaaaaaagtaaaattattacATTTGAATTCACTATAATTATGTACAAGCTTGCAATAAACgaaaaaagtaataatattttACTAATGATAGCGTAATCACACAAATAAGGTAATATGACATCCTCTCCCATTTCCTAACAAAATGAAAATTATgcactaaaattaataattgtGGTAAAAAacactaataatttttttaaaaaagaaattctaTTAAAAGAGTTCCAAATGAAGGATAGAAGTGATCATAATGAAGAATTGAGAAAAGAGTGAACCCAGACAATAGGTAATAACTACTATTTCTCCTCTAAAACTCTATAAATGCAGCTTTGTCTGCTACTAAATCAATTACAAAGAAGCATATGCATATTCCATTTTGCTCCTCATCCATGCTTGCTTGCTTCAGCAGCCAACAGTTCGTCAAGATCCTCATCCACGCTTGTTTCACGCTTCTCACTCTCCAAAACACTGAATCCTTATTTACTTccctttttaaattaaaaaaatctaatacATCATTAAGTGGTTATGCGTAATTACTGTTTTGTGTTCACTTCATCATTGGGTCTATCACTGCTGTATTGCCAAAGAGGGGGACGCTGATTCTGTTTTCAAAGCCTTTTTTGGTGGTCATGGTCTGTTTAATGTATTGTGTTTGCTTTTTCATTGGTCTGTGGTTATTAATTCTGAAATGTGGCAAGAGTTTATTATGCTGAGTGCCTGATTGGACTTTGGTGGTAACTAATAGTGTTCTTGTTGTTTAATGGAATGATTGAAAAATCTAGCATCTTCTTTGTGCACTGAAGTTTTCTTCCAGCATTTCCATAAGTTCGCTAACCAAACGTTTCCTTTAATAGTCCATAAATAATTTAACCCTAACTTGCCTAGGATTGAGGTATAGTTGTTGTTAAATGAAAAACTATGAGTGTTGTGTCCGGTGGTTGGGGGGAGAAGAAACTCATATAACAATATGTAAATAATATAAGAGAAGAATCTTGGTTTCAAATGCATCACAAAGTAACTTGAATACATCTTTCTTGCACGTGTTTTTTCTATATAAGTTTAAACAGTACATTTTCTAAGCATGCCTTTGGTTATATTTTCAGATCTATCATTTCTTTTGTCCCGTCAACATACCCTTCAAGTGCTTGGAGTTGTATTACTCCACAAACAAAACCACAGTGAGACTTGACTATGTTTTTGACAAGCACTGTCCACCGCGCTCCTCTGCATGCGAGTTTGTCCTCTCTATCCCAATTGAACTCCCAAAGTGTCTTTTCTGTGGAGTATGCTGTAAAGTTGTTGAAAAGGTTAGCTGATGATGGGAACTTCAAATTGGGAAAAGTTGTTCATGCACTTCTTATTGTATCTAATCATGCCTCAGAATACCACGTAATTCAGAATAATTGTCTCATTAATCTCTACTCAAGGTGTGGAAAACTTGCTATTGCTCTGCACGTATTCAACAGATTGCAGCAACGAAATGTAGTTTCTTGGAGCACTTTAATGACAGGATATTTGCACAATGGGTTTACTTGGGAAGTACCCAAATTGTTCAAAGACATGGTTTCAGTGGATAATTTATTTCCAAATGAGTATGTCTTGTCTACTGTACTTTCTTCTTGTTCTAGTTGTGGTTTGCTACACGAAGGGCGGCAGTGTCACGCATTAGTGTTGAAATCAGGATTAGTATTTCATCAGTATGTGAAAAATGCTCTTCTATCCTTTTATACAATGTCTTCAGATATGGAAGGGGTTCTGGAAATCTTGAAGTCTGTTCCTGGATCAAACAACATTACTTATAATGCTGTACTGAAGGGGTTCTTGGATCATGGGTATACAAATGAAGCATTGGATGTCTTCTCAAGGATGTTGTCTGAGGGCTCGCTGGGGGACAAAATCAGCTATGTGAATATATTTTGTCTTTGTGCTCGTCTCAAGGATTTGAAATTGGGTCAGCAAGTTCATTGCAGAATGTTGAAGTCAGGTGTTCAGCTTGATGTGTTTTTAAGCAGTGCAATCATGGACATGTATGGAAAGTGTGGTGAAATTTTAGGTGCAAGATATATCTTTTATTCTTATCCTGACCATAATGTGGTGTCTTGGACAACAATCTTGGCTGCAAATTTCCAAAATGAGTGCTTTGAGGAAGCCCTGAAAATGTTCTTACAAATGGAACTTCAGGATGTTGTGCCAAATGAATACACATTTGCAGTATTGTTGAATACCTGTGCGGGTCTATCAGCACTTGGGTGCGGGAAAACATTACATGCACGTGTTAAGAAGACAGGACATGGACCTTTTGTCGTAGTGGGGAATGCTCTGATCAATATGTATTTTAGGAGTGGCCATATTGAAGCCGCTAGGGCCTTATTTTCAAGCATGATATGTCGAGATACTGTTACTTGGAATTTGATAATATCAGGTTTCTCTCATCATGGGCTTGGTGAGGATGCATTGTATATGTTTCAGGACATGTTAGCTGCCAAAGAGAAACCAAGCTATGTAACCTTTGTCGGCGTTCTTTTGGCTTGTGGACATTTGGGTAGGATAGAAGAAGGATTTTACTACTTGCAGCATCTAATGAGGGACTTTGGCCTTGAACCTGGGTTGGAGCACTATACCTGTGTTGTAGGGCTCCTAGGTAAAGCTGGAAAACTTGATGAGGCTGAGAAGTTCATGAGGTCGACGCCAATCACATGGGATGTTATTGCTTGGCGTACTTTGCTAAATGCTTGTAACGTCCACCGCAATTATGGTTTAGGACAGAAAGTGGCAGACCATTTGTTACAATTGAACCCCAACGACGTGGGAACCTATATCTTGTTGTCCAATATGCATGCCAAGGTGAAAAGGTGGGATGGTGTAGCAAAGATGCGGAAGTTATTAAGAGAAAGGAACATAAAGAAAGAACCAGGATTGAGCTGGACTGAAATAAGAAATGAAACTCATGTGTTTGTTTCTGATGACACTCAACACCCAGAGACAGCTCAAATCCATGAGAAGGTGAGAAAATTGTTGGCTGAAATAAAACCATTGGGTTATGTTCCAGACACGGCTTCTGTCTTGCATGATGTTGAGCAAGAACAACAAGAGGGTTATCTTAGTTACCACAGCGAAAAACTGGCTGTAGCATATGCTCTCATGAAAACACCATCCCAAGCACCAATTCATGTTATTAAGAATCTCAGGATATGTGATGATTGCCATTCTGCTTTGAAGCTTATCTCAAAGGTCACAATGAGAGTGATAATTGTAAGAGATGTCAATCGGTTCCATAGTTTTCAATATGGGTCCTGTTCATGTGCAGATTATTGGTGAAACACCACAAGATTGACATATAGTTTCCTCAAGGTGTCAAAGGATATATTTTCCTACTGCTACCTAGTATTGGTAAACAAATTCACATAATCATATCTCAGCCAACCAGAGGTAGTGAGCTTAAATAAAGCTTTTTTGACCATCAATGATGTAATTTTCTGAAATAGTCATTTATCATGTAATAAGTTTGTTTCTAGCTTCCAATATACTGGCCCATTTTTTGATAATTGAGAAATCCTCAAGGGCCAGTGCCCCACGGACCACGGTTCAAAACTTGGTGGAGTATCTACTTCAGTTATTTGTACTTCGTTAGTATCTACATCTTCCATGTGTGTGATCCTTTGATCCCTCAAGTtctaatattttgaaaatctcATAATGTTCAGAAATCTGCCTAGGAGAAAAGTGTGCATGAGGTCCTCGGAGTACCAACTGTTAGTGCTCAGTTTGGAACAGATCCATTCTTGTGGAATTGGGGAATGATTGCTATGCGAAATTTACTTCCTCAAGATGGTCTCTCAACTTGATACTTGCTGTCTCATTTTTGGATGCTCAAATCCTATTTGGTACGCAATCCTATctctatatattttaaaattttgaaatagaaCTCCACCTATGTGACTTCACAAACTTTAGCTGGCCTCACACCCGAATGCAGTTTATTAATGACTAGTGTAAGAAAGTCTAACAATGATAAATCCTCTTAATATACTGGACATGTAGGAGCAGAGAATGGATACAGAAtaattagagagagagagagaataaaATAGGCTTGGAAATTTCTGATTTGTTTGTAGATGAAACATTTGATTTTCATTTTGCACTTTGACCTTGATGTATCCAGTAATCAGCTCTGAAATACTCTTAcaatttactatattttctggTAGTAAAGGGATCCCCCCAAGGTCCAACTTTTAAAAGTATATATCACATGCTCAATAGGTGTTGCAATCACACAGTACAAATTCTGCAGGATTTCCTGAGGAATAGAAGCAAAGTGTAACAGCTGGTTCAACTATTCTATCAAGTTGTTCGAGCTTTTGACGGAACAGCTGGAGAGGAAGTCTCAATGCGAGTGAGATGACTGCCAATTATCTTTAGtttatttagttttatttgTTAATTGTGTGAGTACctcatctaaaagcttaagTTGTTAGAGAAGGTACAGTTCTACCTAATTATATCTTTAACATTCTAGAACCTTACTTGCAAGCAGT
This region of Solanum dulcamara chromosome 9, daSolDulc1.2, whole genome shotgun sequence genomic DNA includes:
- the LOC129903893 gene encoding pentatricopeptide repeat-containing protein At5g39680 is translated as MFLTSTVHRAPLHASLSSLSQLNSQSVFSVEYAVKLLKRLADDGNFKLGKVVHALLIVSNHASEYHVIQNNCLINLYSRCGKLAIALHVFNRLQQRNVVSWSTLMTGYLHNGFTWEVPKLFKDMVSVDNLFPNEYVLSTVLSSCSSCGLLHEGRQCHALVLKSGLVFHQYVKNALLSFYTMSSDMEGVLEILKSVPGSNNITYNAVLKGFLDHGYTNEALDVFSRMLSEGSLGDKISYVNIFCLCARLKDLKLGQQVHCRMLKSGVQLDVFLSSAIMDMYGKCGEILGARYIFYSYPDHNVVSWTTILAANFQNECFEEALKMFLQMELQDVVPNEYTFAVLLNTCAGLSALGCGKTLHARVKKTGHGPFVVVGNALINMYFRSGHIEAARALFSSMICRDTVTWNLIISGFSHHGLGEDALYMFQDMLAAKEKPSYVTFVGVLLACGHLGRIEEGFYYLQHLMRDFGLEPGLEHYTCVVGLLGKAGKLDEAEKFMRSTPITWDVIAWRTLLNACNVHRNYGLGQKVADHLLQLNPNDVGTYILLSNMHAKVKRWDGVAKMRKLLRERNIKKEPGLSWTEIRNETHVFVSDDTQHPETAQIHEKVRKLLAEIKPLGYVPDTASVLHDVEQEQQEGYLSYHSEKLAVAYALMKTPSQAPIHVIKNLRICDDCHSALKLISKVTMRVIIVRDVNRFHSFQYGSCSCADYW